In Dama dama isolate Ldn47 chromosome X, ASM3311817v1, whole genome shotgun sequence, one genomic interval encodes:
- the LOC133052768 gene encoding germ cell-less protein-like 1, with protein sequence MGALSSRMPWNRGGRAPEEPGAPEGEEEAEEVAVAAIEEEEESEEARPSTSQGGHKRKTGPGGQLTKAPRGKRAKDSLGSVYETLFLRGEGSDVQIRALGQEWNLHKVNLCQSGYFASMFSGAWRETTMTTVELQMPDENIDCEALHEALGSLYRDSVLIPPGRVVPMLAAASMLQLDTLIQQCREIMKDTVNDQTVCSYYYSAESYGLQNIRAMCLQWLLDNLMTQHSEELLREVSPDLMKEVIASSELFVMEVEMDVYTTLKKWMFLQLQPTWRGPHRDLLPDADSWFAGSRQESEGTPFLETEQGRAFVPVFQQLRLAYIICDLPSARAIDQDALIPATWLTPVYKEQWLALLRAEQTRELGPTDVYVSDLQRTSMRCGGRLFRDEECSWRWAGFNFGWDLVVCYANRRIIFKRSALNKPCGLGVSLLWQRKVAFRLRLASLDRAGRAILRRETEYQVLSLGKDEELEVVNLENEDVVFPIYVTCNFLYLPREGRFPE encoded by the coding sequence ATGGGAGCACTAAGTAGTCGGATGCCCTGGAACAGAGGGGGGCGTGCCCCAGAGGAGCCAGGTGCCcctgagggggaggaggaggctgaggaggTAGCAGTGGCAGCgatagaggaagaggaggagagtgaagaggcGAGACCCAGCACTAGTCAAGGGGGCCACAAGCGGAAGACAGGCCCAGGAGGGCAGCTCACAAAAGCGCCCCGCGGGAAGCGAGCAAAAGACAGTTTAGGGTCCGTTTATGAGACACTTTTTctgagaggagaagggagtgacgtgCAGATCCGTGCCCTGGGGCAGGAGTGGAACCTGCACAAGGTCAACTTGTGCCAGTCAggatactttgctagcatgttcAGTGGTGCTTGGCGTGAGACAACCATGACTACTGTAGAGTTGCAGATGCCTGACGAGAACATTGATTGTGAGGCACTGCACGAGGCTTTAGGTTCCCTGTACCGAGACTCTGTGCTCATCCCACCCGGTCGAGTGGTCCCCATGCTGGCCGCAGCCAGCATGCTGCAGCTGGACACGCTGATTCAGCAGTGCAGAGAGATCATGAAGGACACCGTCAATGATCAGACCGTGTGCAGCTACTACTACTCTGCTGAGAGCTACGGACTCCAGAACATCAGGGCCATGTGTCTTCAGTGGCTGCTGGACAACCTGATGACCCAGCATAGTGAGGAGTTATTGAGAGAAGTTAGCCCGGATCTCATGAAAGAGGTCATTGCCTCTTCAGAGCTCTTCGTGATGGAGGTAGAGATGGATGTGTACACCACGCTGAAAAAGTGGATGTTCCTGCAGCTGCAGCCGACATGGAGAGGCCCCCACAGAGACCTACTGCCTGACGCCGACTCGTGGTTTGCTGGGTCCAGGCAGGAGTCAGAGGGCACCCCTTTCCTGGAGACCGAGCAGGGCAGAGCCTTCGTGCCAGTGTTCCAGCAGCTGCGGCTTGCCTACATAATCTGCGACCTGCCATCAGCACGCGCCATCGACCAGGATGCGCTCATCCCTGCCACGTGGCTGACCCCAGTGTACAAAGAGCAGTGGCTTGCCCTCCTCCGGGCTGAGCAGACCAGAGAGCTCGGGCCCACGGATGTCTACGTGTCCGACCTCCAGAGGACCAGCATGCGGTGCGGGGGCCGGCTCTTCAGGGATGAGGAGTGCAGCTGGCGGTGGGCAGGCTTCAACTTCGGCTGGGACTTGGTGGTGTGCTATGCCAACCGGCGCATCATTTTCAAGCGCAGCGCGCTGAACAAGCCTTGCGGTCTTGGGGTCAGCTTACTCTGGCAGAGAAAGGTCGCGTTCCGCCTGCGCCTGGCCTCCTTGGACAGGGCTGGAAGAGCCATTCTCCGGAGGGAGACAGAATACCAGGTGCTTTCCCTGGGAAAGGATGAAGAGCTAGAGGTAGTGAATCTGGAGAACGAAGATGTGGTTTTCCCCATATATGTGACCTGTAATTTCCTGTACCTCCCCAGAGAGGGGCGTTTTCCTGAGTAA